In a single window of the Patagioenas fasciata isolate bPatFas1 chromosome 22, bPatFas1.hap1, whole genome shotgun sequence genome:
- the LOC136111584 gene encoding parathyroid hormone/parathyroid hormone-related peptide receptor-like, protein MTGCTDLTCPGRAEGPSRAVAAPAPFPPALPRSTRLLSPLPVSALPWQVDPDDVLTKEEQIYLLVEAKEKCHRDIKAQLEKIKDASCLPEWDGIICWPKGSPSQEVSVPCPDYIYDFNHQGHAYRYCSASGTWAMALSINKTWANYTECALLFSSESRRREKEVFDRLHLMYTIGYSISLASLIIAVCILSYFKRLHCTRNYIHVHLFASFICRAVSIFVKDVVLYSGMLASETDKMREDDFKAEMGPSPGQRSHLVGCKVVVTLFLYFLATNHYWILVEGLYLHSLIFMAFLSNENYLWVLIIIGWGLPAVFVSVWASVRASLADTQCWDLSAGNMKWIYQVPILAAIMVNFFLFLNIVRVLASKLWETHTGKLDPRQQYRQLLKSTLVLMPLFGVHYVVFMAMPYTEVSGVLWQIQMHYEMLFNSSQGFFVAFIYCFCNGEVQAEIKKAHFRRSLALDFKQKARATSAAGSCCYGGLASHGTTSFSVSLAGRGAANPQPRGLLLPARASPPGSFALENVLPCPGQEMRQKGCGENTVDLTDLTRRHPDLSKELETML, encoded by the exons CTGCACAGACCTGACCTGCCCGGGGAGGGCTGAGGGGCCCAGCCGTGCTGTGGCTGCTCCGGCACCTTTTCCTCCAGCACTTCCACGTTCCACTcgtctcctctctcccctgcccGTCTCTGCTTTGCCTTGGCAGGTTGACCCCGATGACGTCCTCACAAAAGAAGAACAGATCTACCTCCTGGTGGAAGCCAAGGAGAAATGTCACAGAGACATAAAAGCCCAGCTGGAGAAGATCAAAG ATGCCAGCTGCCTTCCGGAGTGGGACGGGATTATCTGCTGGCCGAAGGGCTCCCCCAGCCAGGAGGTGTCTGTCCCCTGCCCCGACTACATCTACGACTTCAACCATCaag GTCACGCCTACAGGTACTGCAGCGCCTCGGGGACGTGGGCCATGGCTCTCAGCATCAACAAGACTTGGGCTAATTACACCGAATGCgctctgctcttctcctccgaGAGCCGGAGACGCGAGAAG GAGGTGTTCGACCGCCTGCACCTGATGTACACCATCGGCTACTCCATCTCCCTGGCCTCCCTCATCATCGCCGTCTGCATCCTCTCCTACTTCAA GCGCCTGCACTGCACACGCAACTACATCCACGTCCACCTCTTCGCCTCCTTCATCTGCCGGGCCGTGAGCATCTTCGTGAAGGACGTGGTGCTCTACTCGGGCATGCTGGCCAGCGAGACGGACAAGATGCGGGAGGACGATTTCAAGGCAGAGATGGGTCCCTCGCCAGGACAACGGAGCCACCTG GTTGGCTGCAAGGTTGTGGTGACTCTCTTCCTCTATTTTCTGGCCACCAACCACTACTGGATTCTGGTGGAAGGTCTCTACCTGCACAGCCTGATCTTCATGGCCTTCCTCTCCAACGAAAACTACCTATGGGTCCTCATCATCATCGGCTGGG GCCTCCCCGCGGTGTTCGTGTCGGTCTGGGCCAGCGTCAGGGCCTCCCTGGCAGATACGCA GTGCTGGGACCTCAGCGCAGGGAACATGAAGTGGATTTATCAGGTCCCCATCTTGGCCGCCATCATG GTgaacttcttcctcttcctcaacATCGTCCGGGTGCTGGCTTCCAAGCTCTGGGAGACGCACACGGGGAAGCTCGACCCCCGGCAGCAGTACAGGCAA CTGCTGAAGTCCACGCTGGTGCTGATGCCGCTTTTCGGAGTCCACTATGTGGTGTTCATGGCCATGCCCTACACTGAGGTCTCCGGGGTCCTGTGGCAGATCCAGATGCACTACGAGATGCTCTTTAACTCCTCTCAG GGTTTCTTTGTGGCTTTCATCTACTGCTTTTGCAATGGGGAG GTGCAGGCGGAGATCAAGAAAGCCCATTTCCGGAGGAGCCTGGCGCTGGACTTCAAGCAGAAGGCCCGTGCCACCAGCGCGGCGGGGAGCTGCTGCTACGGGGGGCTGGCGTCCCACGGCACCACGAGCTTCAGCGTGAGCCTGGCGGGGCGAGGGGCGGCGAACCCGCAGCCGCGGgggctgctgctccctgcccgtgccagcccgcCGGGTTCCTTCGCCTTGGAGAACGTTTTGCCCTGTCCAGGTCAGGAGATGAGGCAGAAAGGCTGTGGGGAAAACACAGTGGACTTAACAGACCTGACTCGGCGTCACCCCGACCTCAGCAAAGAGCTGGAGACGATGCTGTGA